The Arenibacter algicola region TGTTTTATAAATTCAGTTATAGCTTTCTCCATATCATTGGTCTTTTCATAAAGGGCCATTATGGCCTCGTTTTCCTCGCCATCGGTTAGATAGGCGGCATAGACTTCAGGGGGTACCTCCAACCTGAAAATGTTGCTTTCTTTCCCAATCTTGATGAATATTTCGGTGTACTTGCGTGGTCCCGCAAGGTTGTTCTTTATGGATTTCAATTGGTTCAGGTCGTGGCTGGACAGGTTCAGCCTGTTCTTAAGTTCCCCATATCCCTTTTCGTTGTTCAGGCTATAGATGACCTGGGTATTTTCCAGTATGCTGGCCGAGGTGGAATTGTTGGGCAATTGGTTGATGGATTGCAGGATGATCCCTATGGCCCCGTTCTGTTTTCGGATGGCCTGATAGTAGAATTCCACACTCTCCAATACATTGTCGAATTTGAGCTGTTTGGCGAACTCATCGAAAAGGATGATGCCCTTTTCCGCTCGGTTTTTCCAGATGGTCCGTTGGATGGCAGACTTGATCAGTTTGAGCATCACCGAAAGGATTTCCTTATTGTCCTTGACTTCGTCCAGCTCAAAAACGATCAAGCGTTTATCCTCTATCTTAAAGGTCTGGTCCTCGCTGACCTCGAAAAGGAAGCTGTACAGCCCGTTGCCGACATATTCGGACATGATATGGAGGAAGCCGGGGATATTGAAGTAATCGGCCTGTATTTTAAGCTGGTCCAACAAATTGTTTTGATGTTCCTCTATAAAGCGATAGAAACTGTCCAGGGAATGGTTCTTTTTGACCATCTGATAATAATACAGCAGTATCTTTTTAATGGAGACGGACTGGGCCTTGGTAGCCTTTAGCTCTGAGGCCAACAACTCAAAAAGGAATACTGAAAGGTCCTCCAATCGCTCTGGAGCTAGGTCTTCAGGGTCGTGAACATAAAATGGATTGATGCCCAGGTTCTTACCGCTCTCATATCTCAATACGGTATATTGTTCGGGATAGAGCTTGGCAAATTTGGTGTAGGACCCTCCAAGATCGATAATGACCAGCCGGACACCGGCCTCGAAGTATTGCCGTAGGATATTGTTGGCCAGAAAGGACTTGCCCTCGCCCGTTGGGGCGAAAATGGCAAAATTCCGTGCCTTTATGCGCTTTTTCCTTTCATCCCAGACATCCTTAAGGACTGGGATGTTGTGTTCCCGGTCGTTGAAGATGATCCCTGTAGCATCCGTTTTGTAGTTGCTGTTGTTGATATATAGGCACAGGGCATGTTTCAGGTCGGTTACGTAAAGATCCCCGTCCGAGAAATTGGGAGAGAAACAGAAATAACTATTGAGGATATAATTTTTTCGTTCCTCCCCCCTGGGGTAGTAGGGGACCATATCGAGCTCTTTGAATTCGGTCCTTATTTTTAAGCCTATTTTGGCAAGGCCCTTGGCTTCTGGATGCCAATAGATAACATTGAGATGGCCACGGATAATGCGCGAGCTGTCATCATTATTGATCTGGTCAAGAATCAGTTGGACTTTTGAAAGCGTTACCTTGTTCTGGGAACCAAAATTGGAACTTTTTTTGAGTTCTTCGATCTTCTTGTCCAATAACTTACGCCATTTGTGCTTGTCGTCCAGATAGATGATCTGGTTTACGATATGGTTTTCGTTCAATGCGAGGCCTATTCCATCGATAAACCCCTGATGGAACACAAAATCGTCCGATGTAAACCGTTCATTGGTCTTGCTGCTCTGGACGTTCCCTCCAAAGCAGAGTTCACTGTTGATGGCCAGAACATCAAAGAGATTTTCGCCAATAGCAACCTTGGACCTGTCCAAAAGTATGTCGGTGTCAAAACCTTCGTTGAACCCGTTGAAATAGTTTTCGGTGAGGGTTAGAATTTCCCTTTCGACCATTGGAACGAACTGCATTTTGCGACTGTTGTTGATAAAGGAGACGGAATCGTTTACGGAGTCCATAAAACTTTTGATATGCTCGTTCAGTTCCTGGGCAACCCCTTGTGGTACTTTTCGAAAAGGGTTTAAATATTTGGCGTTGTTCAATGACTTGTTCTTGGTAAGGATAAAAAACACAAAACACCTATGTTCTATATAATCACGTCCTTTGAAATGCTTATGTGTAGCCTTGGCCAAAAAGGTGGTATTGGGCAGGTTTTCAGAAGTGTACTGTTTCTTTAAATAAACATCCTGTTTGTGTATCACGCATCCGATGGGCAATGATTTGATGGCCTGGAACCAAGCGCCATGGATATCCTCAAAATCCTTCTCCGAAAGGGAATAGATCTCCGGTAAGGAGCCTTCATAACACTGGATAACATTGCCATTATTGGCGAAGACGATATTTTCCTGTATATACGCAATGGGATGGTCTGACGATATATTAATCTTGTCCATAAGTAAGTAATGACGATTTTTTATTGCTGATGATTTTTGGAAATACCCTCCAAAAGGTAATTGTTTGGGGGTTGTTTGTAATCCTGATCAAGGCTAAATACAGAGCAATATTGAATAACGAGACTCCGATAATCATGGCAAGACTGAACGAGAAAATGATGACCATTAAAGAACCGACCACACAGATCATCTGCAGTGCAAAAAAGGAAATGGACAGGCCGAATATCATGGCCTGTTTTCTGATGTTGCGGTATACCTCAAATTTTCGCATTAGACCACGATTCCTATTAGGTAGGTAAAGATGCCGACTACTGCCCCGGCAATAAGGACAAAGACCAGTACCCTGGTAATACCTTTCTTCAGGTCTGAATTTTCGCCAAAGAAATGGCCGGCATTGAACAGGAAGCCGATCAGGAAAATGACCCCGAGTATAATGGGAAAGATACTCCGGATAGTATCAGAAACGTCATTGACAGAGTCTTCTATTCCCCCGATTTGGGCAAAAGTTGACCCTGTGGTCATAAGTAAGAGTAAGATGGTTTTAATTGGTTTATTCATGACTGTTCGTTTTTTATGCTCCCCTAATAATGTAGGAAAGACCGATTGATGAATTATTCGTTATGGAATTTCTAAAGGATGGTAGAAATTGATGGGAATCGAATAAATTTTAACAGTAGAAAGCGTTAAAATTTTGTGGATTGGAGATGAATTACGGAAAACGATGAAAATTGTGCAACACGCACTTTAAAATTTAAACAAAATGAAACGCTTTTGGATAGTTTGCCTTTGGATGGGATTTGCCCCTTTTTGTAATCCCACACTGGCGCAGGAAAATAGACGACAAATGGTAGTCTTAGATCCTGGACATGGGGGAGTGGATTCGGGAGCGATTGGAATTAATGGAATAAAGGAGAAGGATATCGTTCTGGAGGTTGCTAAAGAGGCAATACGTTTGAACAGGGAACTGTTTGGAAACACCTTGGATATCTATTTGACTAGATATAATGATACTTTAATTTCTTTGAGTGATAGGACCAAGTTGGTCAAGATTTTGCAACCGGATATTTTTATTTCCATTCATTGTAATCAGGCTGATAGGAGGGAAGCCCAGGGAATTGAAGTCTATGTGCAGAAACCAAATTCTAAAACTAATATTGAACTACAGTCCAAATCCGAAAACTTAGGGGAATCATTATTGTCGGAATTTGATAAGGCTTTGGGATTTAAGATAAGGGAAATGAAATATGTAAATTTTCAGGTATTACGTGATACCCAAGACATTTGTCCGGGAGTGTTATTGGAATTGGGTTTTTTGTCCAATTGGGAGGAGGCGGAGCATAGTAGGAGGAGGGAGAGTGTTATGGGGTATGGGATTGTTATACTACAAGTAATTTTAAAAACTTTGGAGTCAATGTAGAACCGATAGAATTATTACGAACAGTACAAGAATTTCATAAGATTAATGAAACACCACCTTAAATCAAGATTGGCGCGCTGAAAAGGTTTTTGAAGGGTACATACTTATCAAGGATGCCTTGGTCGCCGACAACGCTGATAAAGCCCAATCTTCTGCGAAAGAAATCGAAGAAAGCCTTACGAAAGTAGACATGAAATTACTTGAAGACGAGAAGGCTCATAACCATTGGATGACCCTTCAAAAAGAAATTAAAGCCTCTGCCAATGCCATTGCGTATACTTTTGAAATTGCAGAACAACGAGATCATTTCAAGCATTTATCAGCCCATATGATAAGCAGCATACAGCTATTTGGTATTGATCAAAAAGTATACTCTAATTACTGTCCAATGGCGGATAGTAACAAAGGTGCATACTGGTTGAGTCTGGAAAAAGAGATTCGTAATCCGTATTATGGAGAGGCGATGTTAACTTGCGGAGAAGTAAAGGCCACATTACAATAATAAAATGCAAGTCACGGGATAATATATAAGGATAGTCAGAGAATCGATAAGAGGAAAATGGAAAATTAAGAGCTATGCCAAATAATGTTCCTAATGAGAAATACGGTCTCTATACCCTGATATCCAAAATAATATTATTTGTGATATACACTTTGGTAGCACTGTTTAACATGGCTTTGAGTGAGCAAACCTAAATAGTTGAACAGTAGTATTAAAAAATTAAAGATTGAGGAACTGCACTGAACCCACTACGAAATTTTAAGCGGATGATGATAAGCGAAAATCGCAGGAAAAGAAGAAAAAAAGAAAGAAAACCGCCAAAGGATGGTATTAGTAAGAAAGACAGAGTTTATAGTATAATTGCCATAGTGCTATTGTTCTTGTTAGCAACAATATTGGTTCTTGTACAAGCCTTTTCTTAGCCCAAGTAGATATAAAATTGAAGGTAGAATCAAATGAGCAATACTATCCATATTAAAAACATGGTCTGCCCCAGATGTATAAAGGCGGTTTCAACCATTTTGCAGAAATTGGACATTCCCTACACTTCGATTAAATTGGGAGAATTGGAATTAGTCTCCGCACTTGACTTGAAAAAAAATTGTCGTTGTCCATAGAACTTCAAGATGCCGGTTTCAGTTTGATAAACGATCGAAAAAGCCAACTTATCGAGCAAATGAAAAGTCTGGTAGTGCAAAAAATCCATCACTCAGATGAAGAAATGGATATAAAATGGCCCGATTTTATCAGTGACAAGCTCAATCTTGATTACAAGTATTTAAGTTCCCTTTTCTCGTCAGTAGAAAGTATTACGTTTGAGCAATACATTATCAATCAGAAAATTGAACGTGTGAAAGAACTCATTGTGTATGATGAATTAACCTTGAGTGAGATAGCTTTTCAATTACATTATAGTAGCGTTGCGTACTTAAGCAATCAATTCAAAAAAGTAACCGGAATGACACCTACGCAGTTCAAGAAGTCCGTGGACAAAAACCGAAAATCCTTGGATGAGATTTAAGGTGTGTTTACCACTATTAAGGGATATTTAAATCAATAGATGATATATTGATTTACCAATGAACCAAATTTAGATATCAAAATGAAATTAGACAGAAAGAAACATTGGGAAACAGTTTACGAAACTAAAAATCCAGACCAGGTAAGTTGGACCCAAGAAATACCAAAAACTTCACTGGAGTTTATACGTTCGTTCAAACTAAATAAAAAGGCAAAAATTATAGACATTGGTGGTGGCGACAGTAAACTTGTTGACTATTTACTTGAGGAAGGGTATAGTAACATTACTGTACTTGATATTTCAGAAAAAGCAATTGCAAAAGCTAAAAAAAGACTGGGAGAAAAGGCAAGTAAAGTAAATTGGATTGTAAGCGACATTACCGAATTTAAACCTCATTCGTCTTTTGATGTTTGGCACGACAGGGCAACTTTTCATTTTCTTACAACAGATGGCCAAATTAAAAAATATATTAAGCAAGCGACAAAATTTGTAAGTGGCTATTTAGTAATCGGTACCTTTTCACAAAACGGACCAAAAAAATGTAGCGGACTTGAAATAAAACAATACAATGAAGAGGAATTAACATTGGAATTAAAAAAGGGATTTGACAAAATTCAATGTATAACAGAGGACCACACAACACCGTTCAACACCATACAGAATTTTCTGTTTTGTAGTTTTAAAAGACAATTGACAGAAAAGCCAACATTACCTACTCCTACAAGCTAAATGAACTGATGTACAATTCGCTAGTTTTAGTTTTTGTCAAAACACGAACCAAAACGAAAAGGACATAATGATCTAAACTTCTTTATCATTTCATATTTATTTTAGCATTTGCTTAAATAATAAATAAATGTAACTTTGTTTTATGGAAAATAATTCTTGCATAAGACAACAAGCGGATATTGAACAGATAAACCGTTGTAAAGTGACAGTTTCAGAACTAAACGAAACATTTGATTATTTAGCAAATGGACTTTCATTGGTTGGAAATAGTGTAAGGCTGAAAATTCTTTACCTACTCTTTGAGGAAAAACGACTTTGCGTTTGTGATTTAAGCGACATTCTCGGAATGAACATTTCAGCTATTTCCCAACATTTGAGAAAAATGAAGGACAGAAATTTATTGCAAACGGAAAGAGAAGCCCAAACCATTTTTTACTCACTAACTCCTGAATATTCAACATTCTTGAATCCGTTTTTTGAAATACTCGATAAAAACAAAGTTTTAGAAACGATATGAAACGTGAGAACAAATTAATTGGTGCAGGTTTACTTGCTGCTATTACAGCTTCATTATGTTGTATTACACCCGTTTTGGCTCTCATTGCAGGAACAAGCGGAATTGCCTCAACATTTTCTTGGATTGAGCCTTTTAGACCTTATCTAATCGGGCTAACAATTTTAGTGCTCGGCTTTGCTTGGTATCAAAAACTAAAACCTCAAAAAGAAATTGACTGCGAATGTGAAACAGACGAAAAACCAAAATTTATACAGTCAAAAACCTTTTTGGGAATAGTAACAGCATTTGCAATTATAATGCTGGCATTTCCATATTATTCATCCATTTTTTATCCGGATAATAAAAAAGAAGTGGTCATTGTAAACCAATCAGATATTCAAATCGCAAACTTTAATGTTCAAGGAATGACTTGTGCTGGCTGTGAAGAGAGCATAAAACACGCTGTAAATGAATTGGACGGTATTATAAATGTAACCCCTTTGTATGAAAAGGGAAGTACCGTCGTAGAGTTTGATAAGTCTAAAACCTCTAAAGTAGCTATTGAAAAGGCAATTAATTCTACAGGTTATAAAGTGACGGGCAAAAAAGAAATAGAATGAAAACTATATTAAAATCAGAAATTACTTGTCCGAAATGTGGACACAAAAAAGAAGAAGAAATGCTGACGAACGCTTGTCAATTCTTTTACGAGTGCAAGAATTGCAAGACGGTTTTGAAACCTAATGAAGGGGATTGTTGTGTCTATTGTAGTTATGGCTCTGTAAAATGTCCTTCTATTCAAGAGAACGAAAGTTGTAATAATTCCAGTTGTTGCTAAACAATATAATTTTCAAATTATGAAATCGGAAGAGCACAAATTACCTACTGATTTAATCTTGGATATTAAATCCAGATTAAAAACTTTGAGTGGTCAAATAAACGGTATTGTTAAAATGCTTGATGAGGGAAAAGACCCCGAGCAAATCAACATTCAGTTCAAATCTATTGATAAAGGCATTCAAAAAGCACATTACTTACTGTTGGATGAAGTTTATCGAAAAGCGCTTGCTATTGGAATTGTAAAGGCTGTGGACTCTTGCCCAGGCAATTGTGGCAATGAAGATAAAATTGAATATTTAAAAAGTGAATTCCCTAACTTGGAATTATCTGATTTGACCAATCGCTTAAAAGAAATCCAAACCATTGAAACCAGATTAAAAGACTACAACGAAAAAAAAGATTAAAAAAAGTTTGGTGACCCCCTACCTCACGTTCTCATCTTTGTTCCATTATTAATTTAAACTTAAAATAAGATGAAACGACAAATCGAGATTTTTACAGCAGGTTGCCCAGTATGCGAGCCTGTGGTGCAATTAGTAAAAGAAACAGCAGGAAAGGACTGCGAAATCACACTTCATAATCTGTCTGAGCAATGCGAAAGTAAAATCTGTGTTTCAAAAATGAAGGAATATGGGGTTACAAGAGTTCCTGCCATTGCTGTTAACGGAAAACTATTGAATTGCTGTACCAACATCAAAATCACAAGAGATGATTTGGTAAATGCAGGCATAGGAAGCTGTTAGGTATGGCAATTACTAAATTAAACAAAAAAGCATCTATGGGGACTGCTGTATTTTCAGCAGTTTCCCTCAAACTATGCTGCTGGGGCCCTTTGCTACTTACAAGTGTAGTTGGTATTAGTGGGAGTTCTGTCTATTTTTCTTGGCTTATTGCATTGAAACCTTATCTATTGGCCATAGCATTTTTGTCATTGGGATTGGCTTTTTATCAAGTTTATAAAAAAAAGAGAGTGGACGATTGTGGCAACTGTGAAACTGATAAACCATCATTTTTTAAGTCGAAATTCTACTTGTGGTTGGTTACAGCGTTTGTTGTTACAATGACATTGGTTTCTTATTATCCACAAATATTTCACCCAACGGCCACAAAAGGAATTGTTGCAACAAACAATACACATATTCAAACTGTAAAATTGAATGTTGAAGGGATGGTATGCTCTGGTTGTGAAGAAAATATCAATCATTCTGTAAACAAAATTAATGGGGTTACAAATGTAACTACGTCTCTAGAAAGAGGAACTTCAATTGTAGAATTTGATACCACTAAAACGAATGTCGATGAGATAAAAAAGGTCATTCAATCAAAAGGGTATTTGATTACAAATAGTAGAGACTGATAGACACGTATCCATTGCGGTGATAAAAGATAAATTGAAAACGACTTATCCAATAGGTTAGTAATAATTTGTGAAGAGCAAATTCTACAAATCATTCAGCATATTACGTAACACATTAAAGTCTTTTAATCCTGAAATTTGTAACATACAAATAAGAATGGGTTTATGGAGACAATCAGCATATTTGAAACCAAAGAAAAGAATACTAAAAAAGGAGTAAAGGAATCATTTCCGGTTACGGGAATGACCTGTGCTTCTTGTGCAGCGAGTGTTGAATCTGTATTAAAACATACCGAGGGAGTATTTGACGCAAACGTCAATTTCGCGAACAGTTCTGTTTTGATAGAGTATGATGAGGGGTTAAACCCTAATCAACTTCAAAACGCACTTCGTGAGGTCGGTTACGATATTATAATTGATGCCGGAGACCCTTCGGAAGTACAACAAGAACTTCAGCAAAAGCATTATCAGGACATAAAAAGCCGTACCATCTGGTCGGCGATACTTACGCTGCCCATTTTTGTGTTGGGAATGTTCTATATGCAATGGGAACCAGGCAAATGGATTTCATTGGTATTGGCCTTTCCCATTCTTTTTTGGTTCGGGCGTAGCTTTTTCATCAATGCCTTCAAGCAGGCCAAACACGGTAAAGCAAATATGGATACCTTGGTGGCTTTAAGTACCGGAATCGCTTTCATCTTTAGTGTATTCAATACGTTCTTTCCTGAATTTTGGTTAAGTCGCGGTATCGAACCTCACGTATATTACGAAGCGGCTACCGTGATTATCACCTTTATTTCCTTGGGGAAACTATTGGAAGAAAAGGCAAAATCCAATACCTCTTCAGCCATCAAAAAACTAATGGGTCTTCAACCAAAAACCCTTAAAATTATTGAGAATGGGGAAGAAAAGGAAGTTCCTATTTCATCTGTACAGGTGGGTCAGACCATTTTGGTGCGTCCCGGAGAAAAGATTCCCGTGGATGGCGCAGTTTCCAAGGGAAGCTCGTATGTAGATGAAAGTATGATTACGGGAGAACCCGTTCCAGTTCAGAAATCCCAAGGGGAAAAGGTGTTCGCTGGCACCGTTAATCAAAAAGGAAGCTTTCAGTTTACCGCTGAAAAAGTAGGCGGGGAAACCCTGCTTTCCCAAATCATTAAAATGGTTCAGCAAGCGCAAGGTAGTAAGGCACCCGTTCAAAAACTGGTCGATAAGATTGCCGGTATATTTGTTCCTGTGGTATTGAGTATTTCCATTGTAACCTTCATTGTCTGGATGTCTGTAGGAGGCGATAATGCCTTTTCGCAAGCCTTATTGACCTCGGTAGCCGTATTGGTTATCGCTTGTCCCTGTGCCCTGGGCTTGGCAACGCCGACTGCCATAATGGTGGGTATCGGCAAGGGAGCGGAAAATAATATTTTGATAAAAGATGCCGAAAGTCTAGAGCTTGGACATAAAGTGAATGCAGTAATCCTTGATAAAACGGGTACGATTACGGAAGGAAAACCATTGGTAACCGACATTTTTTGGAAGGATAAGCTTGAAAATAAAAATGAATACAAGGAAATTCTTTTGGCTATCGAAGCACAATCAGAACATCCTTTGGCAGAAGCGGTAGTCAATCATTTAAAAGAGGAAAATATTGTACAAGCAGAAATTACTTCCTTCGAAAGTATCACAGGAAAAGGCGTAAAGGCCCAATCAGAGAATGGTTCAAAATATTATGTGGGCAACCATAAACTTATGGTCGAAAGGAATATTCAAATCGACGCTACTTTGATACAAACAGCAGAAAGTCTGGAAGAGAAGGCAAAAACAGTCATATTCTTGGGTAACGAAAATCAAGTGCTTGCGATACTGGCAATTGCGGACAGGATTAAAGAAACTTCAAAAAAAGCCATCGCTACGCTTCAAGAAAGAGGCATCGAAGTCTTTATGCTCACGGGAGATAACAATAAAACGGCTTCTGCCGTGGCACATCAGGTAGGAATAACAAATTATCAAGGCGAAGTAATGCCTTCGGACAAAGCGGCTTTTGTCGAAAAATTACAGACGGATGGGAAGATAGTAGCAATGGTGGGCGATGGTATCAACGATTCGCACGCATTGGCGCAAGCCAATGTTAGTATTGCAATGGGTAAGGGTTCGGATATAGCAATGGATGTAGCAAAAATGACCTTGATAACATCAGATTTGCAATCCATCCCAAAAGCATTGGAACTGTCAAAAAGAACCGTGTTGGGCATACGTCAGAACTTATTTTGGGCGTTCATTTACAACATTA contains the following coding sequences:
- a CDS encoding N-acetylmuramoyl-L-alanine amidase family protein — translated: MKRFWIVCLWMGFAPFCNPTLAQENRRQMVVLDPGHGGVDSGAIGINGIKEKDIVLEVAKEAIRLNRELFGNTLDIYLTRYNDTLISLSDRTKLVKILQPDIFISIHCNQADRREAQGIEVYVQKPNSKTNIELQSKSENLGESLLSEFDKALGFKIREMKYVNFQVLRDTQDICPGVLLELGFLSNWEEAEHSRRRESVMGYGIVILQVILKTLESM
- a CDS encoding metal-sensing transcriptional repressor, which translates into the protein MKSEEHKLPTDLILDIKSRLKTLSGQINGIVKMLDEGKDPEQINIQFKSIDKGIQKAHYLLLDEVYRKALAIGIVKAVDSCPGNCGNEDKIEYLKSEFPNLELSDLTNRLKEIQTIETRLKDYNEKKD
- a CDS encoding membrane protein, translating into MRKFEVYRNIRKQAMIFGLSISFFALQMICVVGSLMVIIFSFSLAMIIGVSLFNIALYLALIRITNNPQTITFWRVFPKIISNKKSSLLTYGQD
- a CDS encoding ArsR/SmtB family transcription factor; amino-acid sequence: MENNSCIRQQADIEQINRCKVTVSELNETFDYLANGLSLVGNSVRLKILYLLFEEKRLCVCDLSDILGMNISAISQHLRKMKDRNLLQTEREAQTIFYSLTPEYSTFLNPFFEILDKNKVLETI
- a CDS encoding GDCCVxC domain-containing (seleno)protein, coding for MKTILKSEITCPKCGHKKEEEMLTNACQFFYECKNCKTVLKPNEGDCCVYCSYGSVKCPSIQENESCNNSSCC
- a CDS encoding cation transporter; the protein is MAITKLNKKASMGTAVFSAVSLKLCCWGPLLLTSVVGISGSSVYFSWLIALKPYLLAIAFLSLGLAFYQVYKKKRVDDCGNCETDKPSFFKSKFYLWLVTAFVVTMTLVSYYPQIFHPTATKGIVATNNTHIQTVKLNVEGMVCSGCEENINHSVNKINGVTNVTTSLERGTSIVEFDTTKTNVDEIKKVIQSKGYLITNSRD
- the merTP gene encoding mercuric transport protein MerTP, which produces MKRENKLIGAGLLAAITASLCCITPVLALIAGTSGIASTFSWIEPFRPYLIGLTILVLGFAWYQKLKPQKEIDCECETDEKPKFIQSKTFLGIVTAFAIIMLAFPYYSSIFYPDNKKEVVIVNQSDIQIANFNVQGMTCAGCEESIKHAVNELDGIINVTPLYEKGSTVVEFDKSKTSKVAIEKAINSTGYKVTGKKEIE
- a CDS encoding heavy metal translocating P-type ATPase; its protein translation is METISIFETKEKNTKKGVKESFPVTGMTCASCAASVESVLKHTEGVFDANVNFANSSVLIEYDEGLNPNQLQNALREVGYDIIIDAGDPSEVQQELQQKHYQDIKSRTIWSAILTLPIFVLGMFYMQWEPGKWISLVLAFPILFWFGRSFFINAFKQAKHGKANMDTLVALSTGIAFIFSVFNTFFPEFWLSRGIEPHVYYEAATVIITFISLGKLLEEKAKSNTSSAIKKLMGLQPKTLKIIENGEEKEVPISSVQVGQTILVRPGEKIPVDGAVSKGSSYVDESMITGEPVPVQKSQGEKVFAGTVNQKGSFQFTAEKVGGETLLSQIIKMVQQAQGSKAPVQKLVDKIAGIFVPVVLSISIVTFIVWMSVGGDNAFSQALLTSVAVLVIACPCALGLATPTAIMVGIGKGAENNILIKDAESLELGHKVNAVILDKTGTITEGKPLVTDIFWKDKLENKNEYKEILLAIEAQSEHPLAEAVVNHLKEENIVQAEITSFESITGKGVKAQSENGSKYYVGNHKLMVERNIQIDATLIQTAESLEEKAKTVIFLGNENQVLAILAIADRIKETSKKAIATLQERGIEVFMLTGDNNKTASAVAHQVGITNYQGEVMPSDKAAFVEKLQTDGKIVAMVGDGINDSHALAQANVSIAMGKGSDIAMDVAKMTLITSDLQSIPKALELSKRTVLGIRQNLFWAFIYNIMGIPIAAGVLYPVNGFLLDPMIAGAAMAFSSVSVVANSLRLKRVKL
- a CDS encoding TraG family conjugative transposon ATPase; this encodes MDKINISSDHPIAYIQENIVFANNGNVIQCYEGSLPEIYSLSEKDFEDIHGAWFQAIKSLPIGCVIHKQDVYLKKQYTSENLPNTTFLAKATHKHFKGRDYIEHRCFVFFILTKNKSLNNAKYLNPFRKVPQGVAQELNEHIKSFMDSVNDSVSFINNSRKMQFVPMVEREILTLTENYFNGFNEGFDTDILLDRSKVAIGENLFDVLAINSELCFGGNVQSSKTNERFTSDDFVFHQGFIDGIGLALNENHIVNQIIYLDDKHKWRKLLDKKIEELKKSSNFGSQNKVTLSKVQLILDQINNDDSSRIIRGHLNVIYWHPEAKGLAKIGLKIRTEFKELDMVPYYPRGEERKNYILNSYFCFSPNFSDGDLYVTDLKHALCLYINNSNYKTDATGIIFNDREHNIPVLKDVWDERKKRIKARNFAIFAPTGEGKSFLANNILRQYFEAGVRLVIIDLGGSYTKFAKLYPEQYTVLRYESGKNLGINPFYVHDPEDLAPERLEDLSVFLFELLASELKATKAQSVSIKKILLYYYQMVKKNHSLDSFYRFIEEHQNNLLDQLKIQADYFNIPGFLHIMSEYVGNGLYSFLFEVSEDQTFKIEDKRLIVFELDEVKDNKEILSVMLKLIKSAIQRTIWKNRAEKGIILFDEFAKQLKFDNVLESVEFYYQAIRKQNGAIGIILQSINQLPNNSTSASILENTQVIYSLNNEKGYGELKNRLNLSSHDLNQLKSIKNNLAGPRKYTEIFIKIGKESNIFRLEVPPEVYAAYLTDGEENEAIMALYEKTNDMEKAITEFIKQKK
- a CDS encoding thioredoxin family protein; the protein is MKRQIEIFTAGCPVCEPVVQLVKETAGKDCEITLHNLSEQCESKICVSKMKEYGVTRVPAIAVNGKLLNCCTNIKITRDDLVNAGIGSC
- a CDS encoding class I SAM-dependent methyltransferase, whose product is MKLDRKKHWETVYETKNPDQVSWTQEIPKTSLEFIRSFKLNKKAKIIDIGGGDSKLVDYLLEEGYSNITVLDISEKAIAKAKKRLGEKASKVNWIVSDITEFKPHSSFDVWHDRATFHFLTTDGQIKKYIKQATKFVSGYLVIGTFSQNGPKKCSGLEIKQYNEEELTLELKKGFDKIQCITEDHTTPFNTIQNFLFCSFKRQLTEKPTLPTPTS